One Sulfurimonas sp. HSL-3221 genomic window, GGGGAGAGAGGTGGACGTGGGGGCGCTAGCGCCCCTGCTGTGAACCGCCTAGTGATTTTTCGATCTGCTGCTGGTGGAGCTGATGCGGGGTAAGCCGCGCGGAGGGGGAGAAGAGCAGGGCGTAGGCGAGCATCAGCAGCGGAACGCCGATGCCGATGACCCCCGCCAGCCACATCTGCCCTTTGTGGGGCGGTTTCGGCGGTCCCTTCTCCCCGGCGCGGATGAGCAGGTACATCACGGCGATCGCGATCAGCGTGGCGAAGAAGACGGTGACGAAGACGACCATAGCGGCCCTGGTAACGGGATCATCCAACATTCTATAACTTTAGCCCAATCGCAAAGCGTTTGTCAAAGGGAATGAAGCGAACCGGGGCCGGAAATGCGCTATGATAGTGCAAAATCTGCCAAGGTCGGATGCATGGCGAACCACAAAAGCTACCTCGGACGCTACGAGCGTGATGCGCAGGGGCGGTATATCATCGATGTGGCGGCACAGCGTCCGGAGGCGCTCTATGACGACTTCGATAGGTACGCCGACTACCTGCGCCGGGACCTGGACCAGGATCTGACGGATTACCTCACCTCGTGCGCCAGGGAATTGCCGCGACAGACGCCGTTGGTCATAAGGTTTACCTTCCCCGAGGAGCAGGCAGAGGAGAAGTATGCCCGCATCCGCCGGAGCATCGGCACGTTTTTTCAGTACATGGCCGAGCTGGAGCGGGAGACGACGGCGGAGATGCTGCGCAAGGCGGGGCTGCTTTTTGCCGTCGGCGTGGCCATCATGTTCCTGGCCGTCTGGGTACGGCAGTGGATAGGCGAGAGCCCCTCCGTCGTCGGGGAGGTCTTCGCCGAAGGGCTGACCGTGGCAGCCTGGGTGTCGCTCTGGGAAGGGGTGGCCCTCGTGCTGCTGGAGTGGCGTCCGCACCGTACACGGGTGCGGCGCTACGAGCGGCTGGAGGCGGCAGAGGTCCAGTTCCGCAGCAAGGCATAAATGTGAGACGATTTCAAGGTGTAATCAGGAGGTTTGATGGAGATGTTTGAACAGGCGGTCGCGGCGGCGGCGGGCTTTATATGGGGGGCGCCGGTCCTGATACTGCTGGTCGGTACGGGGCTGTTTCTGACCATTAGGCTGCGTGGGCTCCAGTTCCGCGCGCTGGGACACGCTTTCAAGCTTATCTGGCACCGCAATGATGAATGCGAAGGGGACATCTCCCACTTCGCCGCGCTGATGACGGCCCTGGCCGCGACGGTGGGCATCGGGAATATCGTCGGGGTCGCGACAGCCATCGCGCTGGGCGGTCCCGGCGCGGTCTTCTGGATGTGGACGATAGGGCTCATCGGGATGGCCACGAAGTACTCTGAAGCGGTCCTGGCGGTCAAGTACCGCGTCAAGGGGAGCAACGGCATGAAGGGCGGGCCGATGTACTACATCTCCGAGGGCGCCGGGCTGCCGTGGCTGGGGGCGGCCTTTGCCGTCTTTACGGCGGTGGCGGCCTTCGGCATCGGGAACATGGTGCAGTCCAACGCTGTGGCGTCGGCGCTGCAGGGCCAGTTCGCTTTGCCCACCTGGGTGACCGGGATCGTCCTGACAATTCTTTCGGGGGTCGTCATCCTCGGCGGCATCAAGTCTATCGCCCGCTTTACGAGTGTGCTGGTCCCCTTTATGATCGCCGGCTATGTGCTGGGGGCGCTCGCCATCATCGTGCTGAACCTTGACAAGGTGCCGGGGGCGTTTGGGCTCATCTTTACCCATGCCGTCACGCCGATTGCCGCGGGGGGCGGCTTCGTCGGGGCGACGGTCGCGGCGGCCATAAGGTACGGGGTCGCGCGGGGCGTCTTTTCCAACGAATCGGGCCTCGGTTCCGCGCCCATCGCCGCGGCGGCGGCCAAGACGGATTCGCCGACCCGTCAGGCGCTGGTCAGCATGACGCAGACCTTCATCGACACCCTGGTCGTCTGTACGATGACGGCACTGGTCATCCTGATGGCGCCGCAGTGGCAAGAAGGGGTGGCGGCAGGGGAGCTGACGATGGCAAGCTTCACCCACTTCCTGGGCGTTGCCGGGACGGTGATTGTGACGGCCGCGACGGTGCTCTTCGCCTACTCGACGCTGATCGGCTGGGGCTACTACGGCGAAAAGGCGATTGAGTACCTCTTCGGCGAAGGGCACATCCGCTATTACCGCGTCGTTTTCGTGCTGATGATCTTCGTCGGGGCGGTGCTGAAGCTGGAGCTGGTCTGGAACATCTCCGACCTCTTCAACGGGCTGATGATCATCCCGAACCTGATCGGCCTCCTGCTGCTGCATAAGGTGATTGTGGGCGAGACCGAGCGCTATTTCGGCGGCAACGCGAAGCAATAACGTTTAGCGCTCTTTTTAGAAGCGGATGCAGAAGCGGTGCGTCCCCTCGCGGTAGTCGTAGACGAGGGTGAAGCCGTGCGCCTGCACGACGGTATCGGTGATGGAGAGGCCGAGCCCGAGCCCGCCAGCCGGATTGGCGCTGGAGAAGGGCTGCATGATCGTGTCCAAAGGGACATCCAGCGGTGCACCCGTGTTGGCGATGCAGATCCCCTGGCGGTCGGCGGTGACGGTGACCGGGGGCGCGCTGCTGTATTTTAGGGCGTTGTCGAGGAGGTTGGACAGGGCACTGATGAAGAGGGGGGCGTCGGCATTGATGCTGACGTCTGGTTCGATGGTGATCATCAGCGCCTGGCGCCGCTCGGCGGAAAGGTAGAGCTGATGCACTGCGGTTTCCAGCAGCGCACCGAGCTTTTGGGGTGTGCGGTCGAGCCCGATGCTCTGGAGCTTTTCGACCTGTGCGACGCCGTTGATGAGGTCGTCCATCCGGCTGAAAAGACGGTTGAGGTAAGCGGTCTGCTCGTTTTCTTCCATCATCGCCAGGGAGAGTTTGCCCTTGGTCAGCGGGGTTTTCAGCTCATGCATGACGTTGCGCAGAAAGAGCTGGCGTGACGCGCGCAGTTGCCGGAGCTGCTCCACGGCGTCGTTGAACTCGTTGGCGATCGCCGCGATCTCGTCGCGGCGCGTGCTGGAGGTGTCGATCTCGAGTTCGCCCTGGCCGAAACGGCGGATCTGGGCATGGAGTTCGCGCAGCGGCAGCAGGCTGCGGCGCAGCAGGATATAGAGGGTGACGAGCCCCGCCAGCAGCAGCACGAAGATCAGCTGCAGGCCGCCGAAGTTTTCGGCGCTCCGTTCGTCTCTGATGACGAAAGGGTCGCGGCGGAGCGTGGAACGGAAGTAGTAGCTCCCGTCCGCCTCGTAGAGCCTCAGATGCGGTTTTTCCCGGTGTTCATCGTCCTCATGCTCCTTGTCGCGGCGGGGCGGTAGGAGTTCCCGGGCGCCTGCGGGGAGGGCATCGTGCTCGAGGAGCGTGAACTGCGCCTCCAGGAGTGCGGCGGCGCGTTCGGCTTCTCCTGCACTGCGGGTGTGGCGCAGCAGGCGCCCCAGCTCCATCCCCCGCAAAACCTCCCGGCGATCCTCCATATGCGATGCGGTGACATGGAACAGGGCAAAGAGCAGGGCCAGGGTGGAGAGGGCGAGGAGGAAGAAGAGGTTGAGCTTGAAAAAGATGGAGCTATGGCGGGGCATGGTCACTCCGTAAATTTGTAGCCGACGCCGCGGACGGAGTGGATGAAGGCGGGGTGTTTCGGGTCCGTCTCGATCTTGCGGCGGATGCGGCCGATGAGCACGTCGATGCTACGTTCCGTGCTCTCCCAGCCGATGGCGTCGACGTTGTTGGCGATGAAATCGCGGGAGACGACTTCGCCTTTATGCTTGATGAGCAGGGCGAGAAGTTCGTATTCGGCGACGGTGAGGGAGAGGGGCTCGCCTTCTTTGTCGATGCGCATGCGCGCGGCATCGACCGAAAACCGTGAGGATTGGCGCGTGACGGTGCCCGCGTAGCGCCGCAGGTGGCTCTGGATGCGGGCGACGAGTTCGCGTGGTTCGTAGGGCTTGGGGAGGTAATCGTCCGCCCCGTACTCGAGGGCGATGACCTTGTCGCTGAGGTCATGCCGGGCGGAGGAGATGATGATGGGGATGTCACTGCGTTCGCGAAGACGACGGCACACCTCGAGCCCGTCGATCTGCGGCAGGGTCAGGTCCAGCAGCACGGCATCGTAGGATTCGATGCCGAGCGATGCCAGGGCGCTTTCGGGATGGGTATAGGAGACGACCTCCATCCCGTACTGCCCGAGGTAGCGTTCAAGCAGTGCGGTGATCTCGGTGTCATCTTCGATCAGCAGTATTTTTGCCATTTCCTAGTCGTATTTTGGTCTCTTCATTGGCATTTTATCACGATCGCACCGTTTATCCATACGCTGTTGCATACGGTCGCTGCGCGCGGCGATGTAGGCTTTCTTCTGGTCTTCGGTGAGGACGGCGAGGATGCGGTCGTTAGTTTTATCGCGCAGATCGTCCATCTGGTCTCTCAGTTTGAACCGTTCGTCCCGCGCTTCCTTGCGGATGGTCTTGAGCTGCTGTTTCTGCGCCGTTGTGAGGTCGAGGGAATTAAAAAGCATGCGGTCGCCGCCGTGCGGCCCTGCGAAGGCGCTCGTGCCGGCGGCTGCGAGCAGTGCTCCGATGAGAAGTGTCCGTTTCATGGTCTATCCTTTAGAGAAGTTTTCAAGAGGAAATCCTCTTTACGTTTACCATGATAGGACGTCAATGTAAGCGCTCGCGCAACGGGGTGTAAACCGGTGTAAACGGATGAAGGGTGCTAAGAGTTAAGAGTTAAGTAGTGGGTAGTGGGTAGTGGGTAGTGGGTAGTGCGCCGTAGGCGCGTTACGAGCTTCGGCGTGCCGAAGCGCATTAAGTTAAATAGTGTCTGTCGTTGAGCGGTTCTTTGAAAGCCATCCCGGAGGCACAAAGCCGGGAGGGATGAGCGATTCGCGAAACGACGCTTTTTGTGCTACTTTTTTTAAAAAAGTGGCAAGGGGTTATGCGTGGAGCTCGATAGTTGCTGTATCAGGCCCGCATCGATTGCCGTTTTGTCGATGCGCTTCCCTGTGCGGCCTCCCCGCCGCTGCTCTCCTCCGGGGCGTAGGTGCGCAGAAAGGGTGGGAGGCGTTTGCCGTGGCTCTTGGCAAAATCCGCGGCCATCGCGCGGCCGACGCGCTCTTTGTCACAGTGCCTGACATCGACGAGGTAGTCGAAGAGCAGGCGGGCCATCCGTTCCTGGGCGATCTTCCAGGTCGCCGCGGTCTCACCGTAGACCCAGGCGCTGAAATCCCGGAAACCGTCAAAGACCTTCCCCTCGGGCCAGAGCAGGGCGACACTGCGCGCAAAGTTGCCGCTGTTGTAGAGGATGTCCCAGTAACGGGCAAAACGCTTCATCCTCTGGATCTCTTCGAAGGAGACATGGGTCGTCTTGAGGACGTCGTAGGGCGGCGCGTCGGAATAGACCATGCCGAAGGGGTCGTCGTGGCGGGCCATCGTCGTACCGGAGAGCTTTTTCAGGATGCCGATCTGGATCTCCCCGCTGCTCCAGGAGACGAGGGTGTCGAGTCCCTTTGCAAAACTTTCCAGCGTCTCGCCGGGGAGGCCGACGATAAGGTCGAGGTGCAGGTGGGCGCGGGTATGCTCCTCGAGGAAACGGAGGTTTTCCTCTATTTTTGCCAGCCGCAGGGGACGGTGGATGTTCTCGGCGATCGCCGGGTTGAGGGTCTGGATGCCGACTTCGAGCTGCAGTGCGGCCGGGGCGAACCGCGCGATGCGGCCGCGCAGCGCTTCGGGGAAGTGGTCGGGGATCACTTCGAAGTGCAGGAAGTAGGGTTCATCTTTGGCGAGGAAAAAGTCGAGGATCCTGTTCGCGTAGGCGAGCTTGAGGTTGAAAGTGCGGTCGATGAACTTGTAGCTGCGCACCCCGCGCTGCCAGAGCTTCTCGAACTCCGCGGTCATAACGTCGATGTCGAAGTAGCGCATCTTGTCGTCAATGGCCGAGAGGCAGAACTCGCAGAGGTAGGGGCAGCCCCGCGACGTCTCCAGGTAAACATAGCGGTTTTGGATGTCGTTGCTATCGTAGTCGTCATAGGGGAGGGCAATGGCAGTGAGGTCTACCATTGGGGCCTTGATCATCCTTTCATTCCGTTCCGTGCCTGCCAGCAGGTCGCGGCAGAGCTCGTAGAAGGCGATCTCCCCTTCGCCGCTAATGATGTAGTCGGCGTGTGAGAAATCGACGCGGTGGGGGAGGTGCGACGCTTCCGGTCCGCCGAGGACGACGACGGTTTCCGGGGAGACCTTCTTGAGGATGCCGATCAGCTCCGCGACGTCGCCGGCGTTCCAGATGTAGGTGCTGATCCCGACGATCTTGGGGGCTTCGGCGAGGATGCGTTCGGCGAGCTGCTGGATGTTCTCGTTGATGACGAATTCGCGGATGACGCTCTGGGGGCGCAGTTCGCGCAGGTTGGCATAGAGGTAGCGCAGCGCGAGGGAGGCGTGGCTGTAGCGGGCGTTGAAGGTCGCGAGAACGATGGTATGCATAACGGCATTGTAGCGTGTCTGCGGCAAGCTGATTCTAAAAGGGGCGTGGCTATAATCAACGCAAAAAAAGGAGTGTACGCATGCGCATTACGGTTTTTCTGGCTTTGGCACTTTCAGTTATGGCGGCGTTCGGAGGCTGCTCATCCGCACAGATCAACGAGACGGCGGACAGCATCGGTTCGGACATCAAGAATTTCGGTGAAAAGGTGACCGAACAGCACTAAGCTGCCGGCGGCCTATACCTTATTCTGGATCGTGATCTTCGTCGCTTCGAAGAGCTCGGTCGCTTTCTGGATCATCGGCTCGTCGAGAATGGCATTGCCGTCGATCTCCCGGGTGCTCAGGTCCGGTTCACAGTTCCCGGTAACGCAGCTGCCCGAACCCGTTTCGACCTCTTCGGTCATCGAGGCGCTCTGGGGCGCCTCTTCCGCAGCACTGTAGCTCTCCATATAGGCGGGGCGCTCTTCCATCTCTTCTACCGGTGACACACTCTCCCCTGAACCATAAGCGCTTTCTGGCATCGGAGCAGATTCTGGTGTCGGTACCGTACCCGCTACGTTTACCGGTCCGGAAACCGGTTCAGGCTTTGGGACAGCTTCCTCTGCCGGTTGCGAGCAGGGGTTGTGCTTGATTTTCGTCTCGAATCCGAACACCTCCCGCACCAGCTGTTTGATCACCGGGAAACCGTGTTTGAGCTTGGCGCGGCAGTCGTCGTCGGCGCAGCTCTCCCAGGTGAGGGTGTCATCGCCGTAAGCGATAAAGGTGATCTGTTCGCGGAAACATTTGCCGAGATCCGCGCTGCGGTCCTCGATGCGTGCGCAGAGCGCTTCGAACTTCGCCAGCGCGGGGTCGGGCGCCGGTGCGACGACCGGCTCCGGTTCGGCTGCGGCCGGCGTTTCCGGCGCCTCTTCGTTGACTGCGGCTGGTGCTGCGGTGGCAGTGGGGACAGCAGGGGCGGCTGTGGCAGCGGGAGCGGACGCATAGGCGACGCTGTCGGGGCGGGCGACCTGGGCTTCGAGGGATTCGATCATCTGGTCGATCTCTTTGACCTTCAGCGCTTCGATCATCTTGAAGAAGATCAGCCCCAGGACAAAGCTCCCTTCGGCATTGATGGCGAAGAGGGACTTTGCCTCGCTGAGGATGCGGAAAAAGCGCTCCAGCAGCAGGGGAGAGAAGCGGGAGTCGTCATGGTCGTAGAGGCGCTCTTTGAGCCAGGAGGTGAGTTCGTCGACGACCATCTCCGCTTCGTAGGCCTCCAGCTCCCGGAGGGTGTTGACGAGCAGTGCGCGGTCCTTTGAGAATATGACACCGAAGAGCGACTCGAAAAACTGCGGGTCGATAAGGCCCAGCATCTCCGTGACGGTGGAGACGTCGACGTGGTGCTTGGAATAGATAATAGCCTGGTCCAGCAGGGTCAGGGTGTCGCGCAGACTCCCCGAACCGCTGCGGGCGAGGATCTGCAGCGCTTCGGGCTCGTAGGTGATATTCTCAAGGTTGAGGATGTGGCGCAGGTGCGCGCTGACATCCTGGTTCGAAATTTTCTTGAAACGGAAGTGCTGGGTCCGGCTGAGGATCGTTGCGGGGAGTTTCAGCGGGTCGGTCGTCGCGAGGATGAACTTGACGAAGGGCGGGGGCTCCTCCAGGGTTTTGAGCAGGGCGT contains:
- a CDS encoding Spy/CpxP family protein refolding chaperone; amino-acid sequence: MKRTLLIGALLAAAGTSAFAGPHGGDRMLFNSLDLTTAQKQQLKTIRKEARDERFKLRDQMDDLRDKTNDRILAVLTEDQKKAYIAARSDRMQQRMDKRCDRDKMPMKRPKYD
- a CDS encoding B12-binding domain-containing radical SAM protein, with the translated sequence MHTIVLATFNARYSHASLALRYLYANLRELRPQSVIREFVINENIQQLAERILAEAPKIVGISTYIWNAGDVAELIGILKKVSPETVVVLGGPEASHLPHRVDFSHADYIISGEGEIAFYELCRDLLAGTERNERMIKAPMVDLTAIALPYDDYDSNDIQNRYVYLETSRGCPYLCEFCLSAIDDKMRYFDIDVMTAEFEKLWQRGVRSYKFIDRTFNLKLAYANRILDFFLAKDEPYFLHFEVIPDHFPEALRGRIARFAPAALQLEVGIQTLNPAIAENIHRPLRLAKIEENLRFLEEHTRAHLHLDLIVGLPGETLESFAKGLDTLVSWSSGEIQIGILKKLSGTTMARHDDPFGMVYSDAPPYDVLKTTHVSFEEIQRMKRFARYWDILYNSGNFARSVALLWPEGKVFDGFRDFSAWVYGETAATWKIAQERMARLLFDYLVDVRHCDKERVGRAMAADFAKSHGKRLPPFLRTYAPEESSGGEAAQGSASTKRQSMRA
- a CDS encoding ArsS family sensor histidine kinase; amino-acid sequence: MPRHSSIFFKLNLFFLLALSTLALLFALFHVTASHMEDRREVLRGMELGRLLRHTRSAGEAERAAALLEAQFTLLEHDALPAGARELLPPRRDKEHEDDEHREKPHLRLYEADGSYYFRSTLRRDPFVIRDERSAENFGGLQLIFVLLLAGLVTLYILLRRSLLPLRELHAQIRRFGQGELEIDTSSTRRDEIAAIANEFNDAVEQLRQLRASRQLFLRNVMHELKTPLTKGKLSLAMMEENEQTAYLNRLFSRMDDLINGVAQVEKLQSIGLDRTPQKLGALLETAVHQLYLSAERRQALMITIEPDVSINADAPLFISALSNLLDNALKYSSAPPVTVTADRQGICIANTGAPLDVPLDTIMQPFSSANPAGGLGLGLSITDTVVQAHGFTLVYDYREGTHRFCIRF
- a CDS encoding response regulator transcription factor, whose amino-acid sequence is MAKILLIEDDTEITALLERYLGQYGMEVVSYTHPESALASLGIESYDAVLLDLTLPQIDGLEVCRRLRERSDIPIIISSARHDLSDKVIALEYGADDYLPKPYEPRELVARIQSHLRRYAGTVTRQSSRFSVDAARMRIDKEGEPLSLTVAEYELLALLIKHKGEVVSRDFIANNVDAIGWESTERSIDVLIGRIRRKIETDPKHPAFIHSVRGVGYKFTE
- a CDS encoding alanine/glycine:cation symporter family protein; amino-acid sequence: MEMFEQAVAAAAGFIWGAPVLILLVGTGLFLTIRLRGLQFRALGHAFKLIWHRNDECEGDISHFAALMTALAATVGIGNIVGVATAIALGGPGAVFWMWTIGLIGMATKYSEAVLAVKYRVKGSNGMKGGPMYYISEGAGLPWLGAAFAVFTAVAAFGIGNMVQSNAVASALQGQFALPTWVTGIVLTILSGVVILGGIKSIARFTSVLVPFMIAGYVLGALAIIVLNLDKVPGAFGLIFTHAVTPIAAGGGFVGATVAAAIRYGVARGVFSNESGLGSAPIAAAAAKTDSPTRQALVSMTQTFIDTLVVCTMTALVILMAPQWQEGVAAGELTMASFTHFLGVAGTVIVTAATVLFAYSTLIGWGYYGEKAIEYLFGEGHIRYYRVVFVLMIFVGAVLKLELVWNISDLFNGLMIIPNLIGLLLLHKVIVGETERYFGGNAKQ
- a CDS encoding DNA polymerase III subunit gamma/tau, which encodes MNERSQVLALKYRPRRFEDLIGQETIAQTLSLALDSKRLSHAYLFSGLRGSGKTSTARIFAKALMCENGPTSHPCEQCEHCVTANEGRHMDIIEMDAASSRKIDDIRDLIEHTKYQPASAKFKIFIIDEVHMLTKEAFNALLKTLEEPPPFVKFILATTDPLKLPATILSRTQHFRFKKISNQDVSAHLRHILNLENITYEPEALQILARSGSGSLRDTLTLLDQAIIYSKHHVDVSTVTEMLGLIDPQFFESLFGVIFSKDRALLVNTLRELEAYEAEMVVDELTSWLKERLYDHDDSRFSPLLLERFFRILSEAKSLFAINAEGSFVLGLIFFKMIEALKVKEIDQMIESLEAQVARPDSVAYASAPAATAAPAVPTATAAPAAVNEEAPETPAAAEPEPVVAPAPDPALAKFEALCARIEDRSADLGKCFREQITFIAYGDDTLTWESCADDDCRAKLKHGFPVIKQLVREVFGFETKIKHNPCSQPAEEAVPKPEPVSGPVNVAGTVPTPESAPMPESAYGSGESVSPVEEMEERPAYMESYSAAEEAPQSASMTEEVETGSGSCVTGNCEPDLSTREIDGNAILDEPMIQKATELFEATKITIQNKV